CGTTTCATCAGTCGTTTTGACTTGCCTTCAGAATTGCAAGAATTTAACTTTACGTGTTAATATAATGTAATGACTTGGTACAAGTAGAAGCATGCTATTTATGCTTCTTCTCCAATAAATCCATACAAACAGATTACCATCAAAAACAAAGTTATGAAGTACTTAGTGTACTGTTTAGTTTGCAGTTCTAGCTTAATACTTTCAAATAACAGAAATTCAGATATAGCAAATTTGCCTATTTTAGagtttcagaaacaaatcttACTTCGCAAAGTAGAGAACTACTAATTTTCACTTATTCTACTCCAATGGTGCTGAAATCAGCAGGCAGTGGCAACCCTGTCCATCACAAGGTGactggaactacatgatctttaaggtcccttccaacccaagccagtGACTCTATGACAAAAAAACctcataccttttctttgcagCTGGAAAGCATGCTAATAATGCTAAGACAAACAGATTgcactgagagagctggagacCAGTCTTCTGTTAGAATGGACAAACAGATATGACCATTGCTATAAACATGTGGATGAACAGGAATATTGTCACCAGTAAACatgacctaaaaaaaaaagaaatacacacaTGTATAACATCCaacttttaataaataaaactacaCCGCTTTTGTAAAAAAAAGTGGGTTctgacattttcatttacaataaatattcattttttgaGCTATTagtcaaaatggaaaatgaaatgacaGAAGCCTTGTTAGCTAGTGAAAGTGAAGTTGCATAAATGGCtaaatgcagtttttcctttgaatagcaacaaaacaaaaagaatataaaagcaACAAATATATCTAACTGAGGTTTTTAAATCTTGCATCCTCAGTCTTTTATATCCTAAAGAATACAGCTGCATACCCAGAAGGTTAGATtcataaattaatatttctatGGACACAATAAGACAAATTCTGGACAACTCAAGAAGAGTTAAACACACTAATCCTATTAGCTATAACATAAAGGACTCTTTACAACCATGCACATTATCacataggaaatattttaaattgttatttaagtgagatttacttttatttaacaaaagcaaacaacagaaTAGCACTGAGAACCTCAACTCCCCTCTATTTAAGGATAATAAAGGTTAGAAAATCAATTTTGACAATTATTGCTCTTACAGTAAGTTTGACAAAAACACGAGGTCAGCTCAGGATCAATGAAAagggagtaaaaaaaaatcaaaatcctcACAGCAGCATTATCCTCCTGAGCTCCTTATCCAACATAAGCATTGTAATCTTTTACAAAATGACATAATAAATCTCTACCACTCAAATCAAAACATCTTCTTAAGATTTTCTAAGTTCATGTGCATGTTCACACACCCCATCACATTACTGACTACCAGAAAAGTTTCACCTTAATCACAAATTAACCTGAGGTGAGAAAGCTCAACCTATTTGCCAAATggcatgcatttttctttatagcAGCAGAAAAAAGTGGATGCAGAGTGATCTTTATCTGGTATTTTTTTATGCACTGGAAAGCTTACCTTTGTAACTTAGCAATGTATGTAATTTCTAACTAATGTTTCCACTTTACAGGAAAACTAGTACTAGGCATACTAGTAAGTAAAAGCATGCACACTATAACAGACAACATTCAATTAAGGCAGAAAACAATCAAGTGattaaacagaagaaacaaattgtCAATTCAAAGGAAGTAGATTTATAGGAGAAAGAATTATAAATCAAGAGCTTCAAAACAGAGAATGAAATTACTGTACAGCAGCACGATGGAAATTCTAGCCATTACAACTAAATATGCAGCACTTAAATTCTTAATTGTCTTTTATGCTTACAAAGAAATAGCTACATTTGTCTATGTGTACTGATCTAGATTGCTTTtttacaataattttttttacatgttgGATACTGACTACAAACAGTACCTACTTGGAATCAAAACAAAGTGAGTCATGTGGATCACTTCTGAGTAGCTTACTGCAAACCTGACAAAATGCAAATGGGAATGGAACGTGCCAATTTGTTCCTTCAAACCTGAGACTAAAGAGTCAGCATTTCTTAGTTTTTACCTTAATACTTAAAGAtatgtatttttacattttaagtgACTGCCGCAGCTCCTTGCTGGAGCTTCAACAACcatgagaaaagcagagatgacTCTTCAAACTTTGAGCTGAAACAGAGCCAGAACTAAAGCactcttgtttcttctttcattctcaGGAGAGCCGAAGTGATAACTGAACACCTACTTTCCTCCTGCAAGCCATGATTTGTAACTTTCCTCTCAAGTAACAGACAGATGGATGTACATAGCTCATTCTGCACCCTAGTAGTAATGTTGCCCCTCCGGTACTTAATGTTACCATGAAAGCAGTAGCTCACACTTCAATTATAACCACTAGATTTGCAGACCTGCCAGAGATGCCAGGTGTTTATGAGAATTCCTACCACATAACAGTATTTTGACAGCCATATTAACAATGGTAGTAGGTGAAAGAGGTTTAAAAAGGAACTAGAAGCTGAAGAGGAGACAAAAGAATTGTTGTTCatgcctgtgctgcagcaaaAGGAACCTTTCTACTATTGTGTTGCTCTTTCACAGTTTATAAATAAAGAAACCTCAAGTGTACATTGTTCTTTCATCTTTCATGAAACCAAGTGGACTGCAGTAGGCACTACACTTCACTGAAGATTTGTTTCAACTTATGTTAAACATATTGtgcagatgtgtttttttctagAAACAACTAAATCTCACATTAGGATATACAAACAGCATTAATATTCATGAATATTCAGCATGTTCCACACAACTATTGCTTAGAGGTAGAATTAAgtaggaaggaagaaagcagacaCCTGAGGCGAATCAAAAGGATATCGGCTACTGAACTTAAATAGAAGTTGAAATTTCTCCCCTTCGTATAGCGTTCCTGGAGCACCTTCCATGTCTACAATCCACctaagaatggagaaaaaacaatAGTATTATGGACtaacaaattattattttactccTGGAACACAGtacaaataaaatcaattatCATGCAGCCAATCTTCCAAACTCTCCATTAGTACAGCTATTACAGAAGTGAATAACGCCTCAAGCCCACATTTGAAAGAATCAAGCTTGGTATTTCATATACAGGCACTGTAAATTATGATGACTTGAACTCATCACAGACTCATCAATTCCCTGTTACATGAGCCACAGCTAACATAGAAGACTTCCAAAGACTATTCCTACATAAAAATAGGCTTGGAATAAAACAGAATAGCGGGCATTCTCCTTCCATGTTGTTTCTATCTTTCTGGCAGGGAAATCATCGATacagtttattaaaataaaatctgcatcCCCATGGTGAGAAGGAATGATGCTCCTGTGCATGCGTGAAGAAGTCAGAAGTGAAATGCTACATAATCTGACACACAAGGAAACCGTAAAACTGTAAAGGCTAAcagcataaaaatgaaaaggtcatagaaaattaaaaatagaaaatggatGACTTGCAACTGTAATTAAGATGTACTTCTCTTCTGTACTTGATCCTTCCATCACAACATGGAATAAACtgacatgttttgtttttttaatttgggcAAAAATATGATTCTGTGCAGTGTTCGTGACAAATAGCAACACCTTGCTCAGCCAATTCTATTGCTTCAGAGTTCTGTTGATAATTTAGTACCACCCTTTGTAGAACTGTTTCCCCATTTTTGTCTTTCACTGACAGAATTTCACACATCTGAGGGATAAAGTAAGGTAAAGATGTAGCAAGAGACTACAAAAACACTCAGATAAGAACGTTTACATCAGTTGCAAGTGAGGcaaatgagatttttcaaaaaagaaatacattcaaAGAACAAGGTCTATTTCAGCTGAAAGTTC
The DNA window shown above is from Meleagris gallopavo isolate NT-WF06-2002-E0010 breed Aviagen turkey brand Nicholas breeding stock chromosome 3, Turkey_5.1, whole genome shotgun sequence and carries:
- the UBE2W gene encoding ubiquitin-conjugating enzyme E2 W; the encoded protein is MAPTRKVLGGEKRLQKELLALQNDPPPGMTLNEKSVQNSITQWIVDMEGAPGTLYEGEKFQLLFKFSSRYPFDSPQVMFTGDNIPVHPHVYSNGHICLSILTEDWSPALSVQSVCLSIISMLSSCKEKRRPPDNSFYVRTCNKNPKKTKWWYHDDTC